Proteins found in one Alicyclobacillus cycloheptanicus genomic segment:
- the hutI gene encoding imidazolonepropionase: MTQIRRIIDNIGLLWTMDDANHTDGPRCGREAMRTVGAIENAAIAIDAAGLIADVGPRKSILDMADADTEIIDAKGGFVSPGLVDPHTHLVHGGSREKELPLRIAGASYLDILRQGGGILRTVRDTAAQSEAALLNQAKVSLERMSRFGVTTVEAKTGYGLTLEGEMKQLLVAKQLAEAQPLSLVHTAMPAHAVPKDLPTSREAFIEQIVDMLPALHDAGAEFADVFVEDGVFSVEEGRHILMKAKSLGMKTKIHADEIAPIGGAELAAELGATSADHLLAASNEGLVKMAEAGVIAVCLPGTSFYLQKTPARARFMLDEANLAVAVASDYNPGSCPSENFGLTMSLALLTLHMTPEEIWNAATRNAAYAIARGDVAGVIRKGRPADVVVYAAPNPEYVLTHFGISHVGMLFVKGRRIL, from the coding sequence ATGACACAAATCCGGCGAATCATTGACAACATTGGCCTGTTGTGGACGATGGACGACGCGAATCACACTGACGGCCCGCGCTGCGGGCGCGAGGCCATGCGGACGGTGGGGGCCATCGAGAACGCTGCCATCGCGATCGACGCCGCGGGGCTCATCGCCGACGTCGGGCCGCGGAAGTCGATTCTGGACATGGCGGATGCCGACACCGAAATCATCGACGCAAAGGGCGGCTTTGTCAGCCCGGGACTGGTGGACCCGCACACCCATCTGGTGCATGGCGGGTCGCGCGAGAAGGAACTCCCGCTGCGTATCGCCGGCGCGTCCTATCTCGATATTCTTCGCCAGGGCGGCGGCATCTTGCGGACCGTCCGGGACACCGCGGCGCAGTCCGAAGCGGCGCTGCTCAACCAGGCGAAGGTGAGCCTCGAACGCATGAGCCGGTTCGGCGTGACGACCGTCGAAGCGAAGACCGGTTACGGCCTCACCCTCGAGGGAGAAATGAAACAGCTGCTCGTGGCGAAACAGCTGGCCGAGGCGCAGCCGCTCTCGCTGGTGCACACAGCGATGCCGGCGCACGCGGTGCCCAAGGACCTGCCCACGTCGCGCGAGGCGTTCATTGAGCAGATTGTCGACATGCTGCCCGCCCTGCACGATGCGGGCGCGGAGTTTGCGGATGTGTTTGTGGAGGACGGGGTGTTCTCGGTCGAAGAAGGACGGCACATCTTGATGAAAGCGAAATCGCTCGGCATGAAAACGAAAATCCATGCGGATGAAATCGCGCCCATCGGCGGTGCCGAACTGGCGGCGGAACTGGGCGCCACCTCGGCTGACCACCTGCTGGCTGCGTCCAACGAGGGCCTCGTCAAAATGGCGGAAGCGGGCGTGATTGCCGTCTGTTTGCCAGGTACGTCGTTCTACTTGCAAAAGACCCCCGCGCGTGCACGGTTTATGCTGGATGAAGCGAACCTCGCCGTGGCGGTGGCGAGCGACTATAACCCAGGCTCGTGCCCGTCCGAGAACTTCGGGCTGACGATGAGCCTGGCGCTGCTCACCCTGCACATGACGCCGGAGGAAATCTGGAACGCCGCCACGCGCAATGCCGCGTACGCGATTGCCAGGGGAGATGTGGCCGGCGTGATCCGCAAAGGACGCCCCGCTGACGTGGTCGTGTACGCTGCGCCCAACCCGGAGTACGTGCTGACGCACTTTGGCATTTCGCACGTTGGCATGTTGTTTGTGAAAGGACGTCGAATCCTGTGA
- the hutU gene encoding urocanate hydratase translates to MSIDVNQPIRAPRGTEKSCKGWEQEAALRMLMNNLDPEVAERPQDLVVYGGIGKAARNWEAFHAIVGALKDLENDETLLVQSGKPVGIFKTHEDAPRVLLANSNLVPAWANWETFHELDRKGLIMYGQMTAGSWIYIGSQGILQGTYETFAEAARQHKNGTLAGTWTLTAGLGGMGGAQPLAVTMNGGVALIAEVDETRIQRRIETRYLDRKTDSMEEAMQWVQAAVGKGEPLSIGIHMNAVDVYEWLIAHDLTPDFVTDQTSAHDPLNGYLPQHMTLAEGAALRQRDPQTYIAKSKQSMKKHVELMLEMKKRGAVVFDYGNNIRQVAYDEGLKDAFAFPGFVPAYIRPLFCEGKGPFRWAALSGDPADIHRTDELVLELFPDDEHLHTWIQKAQKDIAFQGLPARICWLGYGERAKLGLAMNELVRKGEISAPIVIGRDHLDAGSVASPNRETESMKDGSDAIADWPILNALVNTAAGGSWISVHHGGGVGMGYSLHAGMVVVADGSERAARKLARVLTTDPGMGVIRHVDAGYEKAAEVAKARGVRIPMQEYGGAGQ, encoded by the coding sequence ATGTCAATCGACGTGAATCAACCCATCCGTGCCCCGCGAGGTACCGAAAAATCCTGCAAAGGCTGGGAGCAGGAAGCGGCACTGCGCATGCTGATGAACAACCTGGACCCGGAGGTGGCGGAGCGTCCGCAGGACCTCGTGGTGTACGGGGGCATTGGCAAAGCCGCGCGGAACTGGGAGGCCTTCCACGCCATCGTAGGTGCCTTAAAGGACCTCGAGAACGACGAAACCCTGTTGGTGCAGTCGGGGAAGCCGGTCGGGATCTTCAAAACTCACGAGGACGCGCCACGCGTGTTGTTGGCGAACTCCAACTTGGTCCCAGCGTGGGCGAACTGGGAAACGTTCCATGAACTCGATCGCAAAGGACTCATCATGTACGGCCAGATGACGGCAGGCAGCTGGATTTACATTGGGTCGCAGGGGATTTTGCAAGGCACCTATGAAACCTTCGCCGAGGCCGCCCGGCAGCACAAAAACGGCACGCTGGCTGGCACCTGGACCCTCACGGCTGGCCTTGGCGGCATGGGCGGTGCGCAGCCGTTAGCCGTCACGATGAACGGCGGCGTTGCGCTCATCGCGGAGGTCGACGAGACGCGCATCCAGCGCCGCATCGAAACGCGCTACCTCGACCGCAAAACGGACAGCATGGAGGAAGCGATGCAGTGGGTGCAGGCGGCGGTGGGGAAGGGGGAGCCGTTGTCCATCGGGATCCACATGAACGCCGTCGACGTCTACGAGTGGCTCATCGCACATGACCTCACGCCTGACTTTGTGACCGACCAGACCTCTGCGCACGACCCGCTCAACGGCTATCTGCCGCAGCACATGACGCTCGCGGAGGGGGCAGCGCTGCGCCAGCGCGACCCGCAAACGTACATTGCCAAATCGAAGCAGAGCATGAAGAAACACGTCGAGCTGATGCTGGAGATGAAGAAGCGCGGCGCAGTGGTGTTTGACTATGGCAACAACATCCGGCAGGTGGCCTACGACGAGGGGCTGAAGGATGCGTTTGCGTTCCCGGGGTTCGTGCCGGCGTACATCCGCCCGCTGTTCTGCGAAGGCAAGGGGCCGTTCCGGTGGGCGGCGCTCTCGGGCGATCCCGCCGATATCCACCGCACCGACGAACTGGTGCTGGAACTCTTTCCGGACGACGAGCACCTCCATACGTGGATTCAGAAGGCGCAAAAGGACATCGCGTTTCAGGGGCTTCCGGCACGCATCTGCTGGCTCGGCTACGGCGAGCGCGCGAAGCTCGGGCTGGCGATGAACGAGTTGGTGCGCAAAGGCGAGATCAGCGCGCCGATTGTCATCGGGCGCGACCATCTGGACGCGGGCTCCGTTGCCTCTCCGAACCGCGAAACGGAGTCGATGAAGGACGGCAGTGACGCCATCGCGGACTGGCCGATTTTGAATGCGCTCGTGAACACAGCGGCTGGTGGGTCCTGGATTTCGGTACACCACGGCGGGGGTGTCGGCATGGGCTACTCGCTGCACGCCGGGATGGTCGTGGTCGCGGACGGGTCGGAGCGGGCGGCGCGCAAGCTCGCGCGAGTGCTGACCACCGACCCAGGGATGGGCGTCATTCGCCACGTCGACGCCGGGTATGAGAAGGCAGCGGAAGTCGCCAAGGCGCGTGGTGTGCGGATCCCGATGCAGGAGTACGGCGGCGCCGGCCAATGA